The following proteins are co-located in the Paenibacillus sp. JNUCC32 genome:
- a CDS encoding ABC transporter ATP-binding protein, producing the protein MSKELLTVNNLKQYFPIKGGILGRTVNVVKAVDDISFSVHEGETVSIVGESGCGKSTTGRAILRLDEPTSGEVLFEGTDLLTLNKAQMTRRRKDLQMIFQDPYASLNPRKTALQVLEEAMDIQNVVPKKDRRSRAIELLETVGLAAYQANRYPHEFSGGQRQRIGIARALSVNPKLIISDEAVSALDVSIQAQVLNLMKSLQTEFKLTYLFISHDLGVVRHISDRIIVMYLGTIVEIADKHSLFRRPQHPYTRALLSAIPTMDPDRKKERIILKGDVPSPINPPSGCRFHTRCMYATDRCRSEAPLLREVEEQRGHQAACHYIEEISAGTLEKV; encoded by the coding sequence ATGAGCAAAGAGCTGTTAACCGTCAATAACCTCAAGCAGTATTTTCCGATCAAAGGCGGCATCCTGGGCCGTACCGTCAACGTCGTCAAAGCCGTGGATGACATTTCGTTCTCTGTGCACGAGGGGGAAACCGTCAGTATCGTGGGCGAATCCGGCTGCGGTAAATCAACCACGGGCCGGGCTATTCTGAGACTGGACGAACCGACCTCCGGCGAGGTGCTGTTCGAGGGAACCGATCTGCTCACCCTGAACAAAGCGCAGATGACCCGAAGGCGTAAAGACCTGCAGATGATTTTTCAGGACCCCTACGCTTCGCTTAATCCTAGAAAAACAGCCCTCCAAGTACTCGAAGAAGCGATGGACATCCAAAATGTCGTGCCAAAGAAGGATCGTCGGTCCCGTGCCATTGAGCTTTTGGAAACGGTCGGCCTGGCCGCCTATCAAGCCAATCGGTACCCTCATGAATTCAGTGGCGGACAAAGGCAGCGAATCGGGATCGCCCGTGCCTTGTCCGTGAACCCTAAGCTGATCATCAGTGATGAAGCGGTCTCCGCGCTCGACGTGTCCATCCAGGCACAGGTACTCAATCTGATGAAATCGCTGCAAACCGAATTCAAGCTGACCTATCTGTTCATCTCTCATGATCTTGGGGTCGTCCGACATATTTCGGACCGAATTATCGTGATGTATCTGGGGACGATCGTGGAAATCGCGGATAAACACTCCCTCTTCCGGCGCCCGCAGCATCCCTACACCCGTGCTCTGTTATCGGCCATCCCCACAATGGATCCCGACCGCAAGAAGGAACGCATCATTCTCAAGGGGGATGTTCCGTCCCCGATCAACCCGCCTTCCGGCTGCCGGTTTCATACCCGCTGCATGTATGCCACGGATCGCTGCCGATCCGAGGCGCCGTTACTTCGGGAAGTCGAAGAGCAGAGAGGCCATCAGGCGGCCTGCCACTATATTGAAGAGATTTCGGCCGGTACGTTGGAGAAGGTGTAG
- a CDS encoding polyprenyl synthetase family protein, with protein sequence MNLHNRIGVDLASFDRLLREVVSSDRDLPPSSVVLSSVMDLINAGGKRLRPLMVVLGSRFGESGHEPAVMKTAVLLEYLHMASLVHDDIIDQSDMRRGMPTLHETTDVQTAVHIGNYMIARAIEWAAGHPGGDPDGNSEDVSEDEAYRLAELAALVTELCMGEYDQLQHRFDFGLTMEQYLEKTRCKTALLMAHCLKAGAEAAHADAGTAERLFQFGESLGMAFQIRDDLLDFTKPREAIGKPAGADLRNGNITLPVLYALNDPALAPRIRQLGPHSAAADMDDVIHRIAASSAIEQSEELARSYAEHAQRMIGDFADHPAQHDLQALLHYFLP encoded by the coding sequence ATGAACCTTCATAACCGAATCGGAGTGGATCTCGCTTCCTTCGATCGCCTGCTCCGGGAGGTCGTCAGCTCAGACCGCGACCTCCCCCCTTCCTCCGTGGTGCTGAGCAGCGTCATGGATCTCATTAATGCCGGCGGCAAGCGGCTGCGCCCGCTTATGGTCGTGCTCGGCAGCCGTTTCGGGGAAAGCGGCCATGAGCCGGCCGTCATGAAAACCGCCGTACTGCTTGAATATCTGCACATGGCCTCGCTGGTGCACGATGACATTATCGATCAATCCGATATGCGACGCGGCATGCCGACCCTGCACGAGACGACCGATGTCCAGACGGCGGTGCACATCGGCAACTACATGATTGCCCGTGCCATCGAATGGGCCGCCGGTCATCCGGGCGGCGACCCGGACGGGAACAGCGAAGACGTCTCCGAAGACGAGGCCTACCGATTAGCCGAGCTTGCGGCGCTGGTCACCGAGCTCTGCATGGGAGAATACGATCAGCTTCAACACCGCTTCGACTTCGGACTGACGATGGAGCAGTATTTGGAGAAAACGCGCTGCAAAACGGCCCTGTTGATGGCCCACTGCCTGAAAGCGGGCGCGGAAGCAGCCCATGCGGATGCCGGAACCGCTGAACGGCTCTTTCAATTCGGGGAGTCGCTCGGCATGGCCTTTCAAATCCGGGATGACCTGCTCGATTTCACGAAGCCCAGGGAGGCCATCGGCAAGCCGGCTGGCGCAGACCTGCGAAACGGCAACATTACGCTGCCGGTGCTTTACGCCCTAAACGATCCTGCCCTTGCACCTAGAATCAGGCAGCTCGGCCCTCATTCCGCCGCGGCAGACATGGATGACGTCATCCACCGCATCGCCGCAAGCAGCGCGATCGAGCAGAGCGAAGAGCTTGCCCGTTCCTATGCGGAACATGCCCAGCGCATGATCGGCGACTTCGCGGATCACCCGGCTCAGCATGATCTGCAGGCATTGCTCCATTATTTCCTGCCCTAA
- a CDS encoding NAD(P)H-dependent oxidoreductase yields MKTLVIVAHPGLHEGSRINRELTETVGHHPEVTLHDLYQRYPDGIIDIAAEQQLLLRHDRIVFQFPFWWYSSPPLLKHWFDEVLTFGWAYGPGGDKLRGKEWGVAVTTGGAAEAYGNAGYNRYTVEELTRPFEVAASLVGAVYLPVFTVHNAMQLTDEELRRHAEDFALHVTGAVRAG; encoded by the coding sequence ATGAAAACACTAGTGATCGTTGCACATCCGGGTCTGCATGAGGGATCACGGATCAATCGCGAGCTAACCGAAACGGTGGGACATCATCCTGAGGTGACGTTGCATGACCTGTATCAGCGGTATCCGGATGGCATCATCGACATCGCGGCCGAACAGCAATTGCTGCTTCGGCATGACCGCATCGTGTTTCAATTCCCTTTCTGGTGGTACAGCTCGCCGCCTCTTCTGAAGCATTGGTTCGACGAGGTGCTGACCTTCGGATGGGCTTATGGCCCGGGCGGCGACAAGCTCCGGGGGAAAGAGTGGGGCGTGGCCGTGACGACCGGCGGAGCAGCGGAAGCCTATGGCAACGCAGGATATAACCGATACACGGTGGAAGAGCTCACCCGGCCTTTTGAAGTGGCGGCCAGTCTGGTAGGGGCGGTCTACTTGCCGGTATTTACCGTGCATAATGCCATGCAGCTGACAGATGAAGAGCTGCGGCGTCATGCGGAGGATTTTGCGCTGCACGTGACAGGCGCGGTGAGGGCCGGATAA
- a CDS encoding FMN-binding protein produces MKRTLSLSLSVMLMFALLVGCGGNGDKEPVTTDKPAESQNTDNAGNAEQPAQEGTALQDGLYYAEGEFAEDSGWKELVAIKVEGGKIVSANWNGLHKDGGLDKKTFSEKGFYGMKEKGGAQAEWHEQAAKMEEYLVAQQSVEGLALNDEGRTDAVSGVSIHVNGFTELAAKALAAGPVEAGPYKDGSYHAEAADFDAKSGWKETVDVTVINGKIAAVSWNGVHKDGGTDKVTRSKSGEYGMKNGGAQSEWHEQAYQAEQYLIEKQDPQAIVTGEDGKTDAISGVSIHVNGFVELAAKALEGAK; encoded by the coding sequence ATGAAAAGGACACTCTCTCTATCCCTCTCCGTCATGTTGATGTTCGCGCTGCTCGTAGGCTGCGGAGGCAACGGAGACAAAGAGCCTGTCACCACGGACAAACCGGCAGAGAGCCAAAACACGGATAATGCCGGAAACGCGGAGCAACCGGCCCAAGAAGGAACGGCCCTGCAGGACGGCTTATATTACGCCGAAGGCGAATTTGCCGAGGATTCCGGCTGGAAGGAACTCGTCGCGATTAAAGTCGAAGGCGGTAAAATCGTCAGCGCCAATTGGAACGGTCTTCATAAGGACGGCGGGTTGGACAAAAAGACATTTTCCGAAAAAGGCTTCTACGGCATGAAGGAAAAAGGCGGCGCTCAAGCGGAATGGCATGAGCAGGCAGCCAAGATGGAGGAATACCTGGTGGCTCAGCAGTCGGTTGAAGGGCTCGCCTTGAACGACGAAGGCCGAACGGATGCCGTATCCGGGGTGTCGATCCATGTCAACGGTTTTACGGAACTGGCAGCAAAAGCACTGGCCGCGGGACCTGTTGAAGCAGGACCATACAAAGACGGCAGCTACCACGCGGAAGCGGCTGACTTCGATGCCAAATCCGGCTGGAAGGAAACCGTCGACGTTACCGTAATTAACGGGAAAATCGCCGCAGTCAGCTGGAACGGCGTTCATAAAGACGGAGGCACCGACAAAGTCACCCGTTCCAAATCGGGCGAGTACGGCATGAAGAACGGCGGGGCTCAATCCGAATGGCACGAGCAGGCTTATCAAGCCGAGCAGTATTTGATCGAAAAGCAAGATCCGCAGGCCATCGTAACGGGTGAAGACGGCAAAACCGATGCCATCTCCGGGGTATCCATCCACGTCAACGGATTCGTAGAACTGGCAGCGAAGGCGCTCGAAGGCGCCAAATAA
- a CDS encoding dihydroorotate dehydrogenase electron transfer subunit encodes MALVIQNVRLAHRIYRLTVQGSYSARMGQFFMLRCWDAYPVLSRPISVHNLTEDSVSFLYRVQGTGTWLLSALQAGDKIQLEGPFGQGFPKPQGRTALVGGGIGVAPLLLAAKEIPEASVYLGYAGVPFGVNGFHEISRDVTVKSGGTIVDAVDPSRYDTIFACGPVGMMHSLAQKAEGTNAKLHVSIEKRMGCGIGACNSCTLTAAGSNRKACTDGPVFLAKEVNWNDLHRL; translated from the coding sequence GTGGCCCTTGTTATTCAAAATGTCAGACTGGCCCATCGCATCTATCGACTTACCGTTCAAGGCAGCTATTCGGCACGAATGGGACAGTTCTTCATGCTTCGCTGCTGGGATGCCTACCCCGTGCTGTCACGGCCGATCAGCGTTCATAACCTGACGGAGGATTCCGTTTCCTTCTTATATCGCGTGCAGGGAACCGGTACGTGGCTGCTGTCGGCGCTTCAAGCGGGTGACAAAATACAGCTGGAAGGGCCTTTCGGGCAAGGGTTTCCTAAACCCCAAGGACGGACGGCATTGGTGGGAGGCGGTATCGGAGTGGCTCCGCTGCTGCTCGCAGCTAAGGAAATTCCCGAAGCCAGCGTGTATCTGGGATACGCCGGCGTTCCCTTCGGAGTCAACGGATTCCACGAAATCAGCCGGGATGTCACGGTGAAGTCCGGCGGCACCATCGTCGATGCAGTGGACCCGAGCCGCTATGACACGATATTTGCCTGCGGCCCGGTTGGGATGATGCACAGCTTGGCGCAAAAAGCCGAAGGTACAAACGCCAAGCTCCACGTTTCCATCGAGAAGCGAATGGGCTGCGGCATCGGGGCATGCAACAGCTGCACGTTAACTGCCGCGGGTTCGAACCGCAAGGCGTGCACCGACGGCCCCGTATTTCTGGCGAAGGAGGTGAACTGGAATGATCTCCATCGATTGTGA
- a CDS encoding dihydroorotate dehydrogenase yields MISIDCELAGVPLSNPILAASGTFGFGKPYADLYPLRKLGGIVSKGLTLTPRLGNTGTRIYETPSCIMNSIGLENPGIRAFLEHELSDMTSHGTAVIVNLGGGTVREYAEGAELLTEAGRKLRSAGKRAVDMIELNISCPNIKEGGLAFGIENEQAREVVRAVRNATTLPLLVKLSPGAKDLREMARMCEAEGADGLSLINTIQAMAIDIRERRSVFDRAYAGLSGPAIKPIALRMVHQVARSVSIPVVGIGGICSAEDILEFIMAGAAAVQIGTYNFINLRAGDTLAEELIQLMENEGIQSLDDIRGII; encoded by the coding sequence ATGATCTCCATCGATTGTGAACTGGCGGGAGTGCCGCTGTCGAATCCGATATTAGCAGCCTCGGGCACTTTCGGTTTCGGCAAACCGTATGCGGATCTGTATCCGCTTCGCAAGCTCGGTGGCATTGTCTCCAAGGGATTGACCCTGACCCCGCGGCTAGGCAATACGGGTACGCGGATCTATGAAACGCCATCGTGCATCATGAACAGCATCGGCCTGGAGAATCCGGGAATCCGGGCTTTTCTGGAGCACGAATTATCCGACATGACTTCGCACGGGACAGCGGTCATCGTCAATCTCGGCGGCGGCACTGTACGGGAATATGCGGAGGGCGCCGAGCTGCTTACCGAAGCCGGCCGCAAGCTGCGCTCAGCCGGCAAACGGGCCGTCGACATGATCGAGCTTAACATCTCCTGTCCCAACATCAAGGAAGGCGGGCTTGCCTTCGGCATCGAGAATGAGCAGGCTCGAGAGGTGGTTCGCGCAGTCCGCAACGCCACCACGCTGCCTTTGCTCGTCAAGCTCTCTCCCGGGGCGAAGGATTTGAGGGAAATGGCACGGATGTGTGAAGCCGAAGGGGCCGACGGCCTCTCGCTAATCAATACGATTCAAGCGATGGCAATTGATATTCGGGAACGTCGCAGCGTTTTTGACAGAGCCTACGCCGGATTATCCGGGCCGGCGATTAAGCCGATCGCCCTGCGGATGGTCCATCAGGTGGCCCGGTCGGTGTCCATCCCGGTGGTGGGAATCGGCGGCATCTGCAGTGCCGAGGATATCCTCGAATTCATCATGGCAGGCGCCGCAGCCGTACAAATCGGTACGTACAACTTCATCAACCTCCGTGCGGGAGATACCCTGGCTGAAGAACTGATTCAACTGATGGAGAACGAGGGCATTCAATCCCTGGATGACATTCGAGGCATTATTTGA
- a CDS encoding FAD-dependent oxidoreductase — MKQIIVLGGGYGGILTAKKLAKRLRKQKDLRITLIDRKPYHTLLTELHEVAANRVEEDSIKIDLKKVFSGFRNVDVVLDEIGGIDFDGQTLQGEKRTYNYDYLVIGTGSKPTFFGIPGADQHAFTLWSYDDAVRLKEHTLNMFRKAVLERNPQVRKEMLTFVVVGGGFTGVEMIGELAEFTQQLCKEFYVDPSEVTLHVADMVDKILPILPEPLIRKAEKRLRKMNVNIITGSKITEVKPDGVTVGGSDIKSRTVIWTAGVEGSDVVGSMDVEQKGRKRILTNDKLQVPAHPNVYVVGDNIFYIPEGAAAPVPQMVENAELAAPVIAHNIVAEISNKPMKSYKPTFHGTMVCIGSRYGVANVGVPGHMFRLSGFPAMLVKHLINMLYLFQVCGFNKVYHYMLHEFFHVRNNRSFVGGHFAKRSPNFWLVPLRIFAGWMWLSQGWDKIHKIIDDPNKMFLIPAKAADGVSAASAAGADAAGAGAADAVSAASAYTAEAVTALPVPDFLKSIVDWSMDLMFYTGDGGYTSLAYVFQTSMVLAELIVGILLIVGLFTAPAAVASVAMGAMVWVSGMAPNEMLWYLAAGIALIGGSGSTFGLDYYVYPWLKKVWKRIPIVRRWYVYTD, encoded by the coding sequence ATGAAACAGATTATCGTGCTGGGCGGCGGATACGGCGGTATACTTACCGCCAAGAAGCTGGCTAAACGACTGCGCAAACAGAAGGATTTGCGGATAACGCTCATCGACCGCAAGCCGTATCATACGCTGCTGACCGAGCTTCATGAAGTGGCCGCCAACCGGGTCGAGGAGGATTCCATCAAAATCGACCTGAAAAAAGTATTTTCCGGATTCCGGAACGTGGACGTGGTGCTGGATGAAATCGGCGGCATCGACTTTGACGGCCAAACGCTCCAGGGAGAGAAACGGACCTACAACTACGACTATTTAGTCATCGGTACAGGCAGCAAGCCGACCTTCTTCGGCATACCGGGTGCGGATCAACACGCCTTTACCCTGTGGTCTTACGATGATGCGGTCCGCCTGAAAGAACATACCCTGAATATGTTCCGCAAAGCGGTTCTTGAGCGCAACCCGCAGGTCCGCAAGGAAATGCTGACCTTCGTCGTTGTCGGCGGCGGATTCACCGGCGTGGAAATGATCGGCGAGTTGGCCGAGTTCACGCAGCAGTTATGCAAGGAATTCTACGTGGATCCAAGCGAGGTTACGCTTCACGTTGCCGACATGGTCGACAAGATCCTTCCAATCCTGCCGGAGCCGTTAATACGCAAAGCCGAGAAGCGGCTGCGCAAAATGAACGTCAACATCATCACCGGCTCCAAGATTACGGAGGTTAAGCCGGACGGCGTTACCGTCGGCGGCAGCGACATCAAATCCCGCACCGTTATTTGGACCGCGGGGGTGGAAGGCTCCGATGTGGTCGGCAGCATGGATGTCGAGCAAAAAGGCCGCAAGCGGATTTTGACCAACGACAAGCTTCAAGTTCCTGCTCATCCGAACGTATACGTCGTCGGGGACAATATTTTCTACATTCCTGAGGGCGCGGCTGCACCCGTACCTCAAATGGTGGAAAACGCGGAACTCGCGGCCCCGGTCATTGCGCATAACATCGTCGCTGAAATATCGAACAAACCGATGAAATCCTACAAGCCGACGTTCCACGGTACGATGGTCTGTATTGGCAGCCGCTACGGGGTAGCCAACGTCGGCGTGCCGGGCCATATGTTCAGGCTCAGCGGCTTCCCGGCCATGCTGGTCAAACATCTGATCAACATGCTCTATCTGTTCCAGGTTTGCGGCTTCAACAAGGTATATCATTATATGCTGCATGAATTCTTCCATGTCCGGAACAACCGCAGCTTCGTGGGCGGGCATTTTGCCAAACGCTCGCCGAATTTCTGGCTCGTTCCGCTGCGGATTTTTGCCGGATGGATGTGGCTGTCCCAAGGGTGGGATAAGATTCATAAGATCATTGACGATCCGAATAAAATGTTCCTCATTCCTGCCAAAGCAGCCGACGGCGTAAGCGCAGCTTCCGCTGCAGGCGCCGATGCAGCCGGAGCCGGAGCGGCAGACGCGGTATCCGCCGCCTCCGCTTATACCGCAGAAGCGGTCACAGCCCTTCCGGTGCCGGATTTCTTGAAATCCATCGTCGACTGGTCGATGGACCTGATGTTCTATACCGGAGACGGCGGCTATACTTCGCTTGCCTATGTGTTTCAGACCTCGATGGTATTGGCTGAGCTGATCGTCGGCATCCTGCTGATCGTCGGATTGTTCACGGCACCTGCAGCCGTAGCCAGCGTCGCCATGGGCGCCATGGTTTGGGTATCGGGTATGGCGCCTAACGAGATGCTGTGGTACCTGGCAGCAGGAATCGCCTTGATCGGCGGATCGGGCAGCACGTTCGGACTTGACTACTATGTGTACCCTTGGCTGAAAAAGGTGTGGAAGCGAATACCGATCGTAAGGCGCTGGTACGTGTATACGGACTAA